A single genomic interval of Vibrio maritimus harbors:
- a CDS encoding ABC transporter transmembrane domain-containing protein: protein MNSFETASLKSLRLLDVNSNIDVFANQWVEENGLADLQDYLSMLDRLNVPYRIVGSDAALAQYEFKVSVHVSETGLAAYPHKEAMEAASAECEYIVLLEDSPPDKPDPNWLGSRLDAFRSIIPKVALASLVANLFALAIPFITMSIYDHVIGGDAPHELTGIAIGATLLFALLWLLRVIRSQTLATVANRISREISDALVKKLLTESYQVSKNTTQQTQVNQLNFSQRIAGVLSGPLGNTLFDIPFVLVFLIAIGALGGWLVLVPIISLCLYYLVAKRSIKHSAVRANQSTVAGANRQTLIAELSGQLGFMRSSQMIDGWLSKFDKANHLASTNSFKQSLHQAKYTSIYYAIGILSTIAVIGLGIELIFTNVMSAGGLIATMMLISRITGPAQTLANNASRLQQLKQTEVQINRTLSMNSEESYRYHHHTLEQSPPRIELDQVTLRYAKQAKPALSGVSAIIEPGEIIAITGPSNSGKTSLIDTIASFQPVQNGVVNINGINLNQYAPHLYRHWLFYQAAHPQVLLTSIRDWFSDKQDIDDQHITSAIERAGGKEWLASLDKGLDSNLADLWPNSMYDLLSRFEARMLITAKALATHYPLYLLDSPLQDSAPSSVALFSEFLNEKRGKSTVIFSTQDTELIKLADKVLVLNQGGVAYFGALDSQDSDNQSQPMEIVANE from the coding sequence ATGAATAGTTTTGAAACCGCCTCACTAAAGTCTCTGAGACTACTCGACGTAAACAGCAACATTGACGTATTCGCCAATCAATGGGTGGAAGAGAATGGTCTGGCAGATCTACAAGACTACTTGAGCATGCTCGACCGCCTAAACGTCCCTTATAGAATCGTAGGCAGTGATGCGGCATTGGCTCAATACGAGTTTAAAGTTTCCGTCCATGTGTCGGAAACAGGCCTTGCAGCCTATCCACACAAAGAAGCAATGGAAGCAGCCTCTGCAGAGTGTGAATATATTGTCCTTCTTGAAGACTCTCCACCAGATAAACCGGATCCCAATTGGCTTGGCAGTCGCCTCGATGCATTTCGAAGTATTATTCCTAAAGTTGCGCTCGCCAGCTTGGTAGCAAACTTGTTCGCCCTTGCTATCCCGTTTATCACTATGTCTATTTACGACCACGTGATTGGAGGAGATGCGCCGCATGAGCTAACCGGGATTGCCATTGGTGCTACGCTGCTGTTTGCTCTGCTTTGGCTACTGCGTGTGATCCGAAGTCAAACCTTAGCAACCGTTGCCAATCGAATAAGCCGTGAAATATCCGACGCCTTAGTCAAAAAGCTGTTAACAGAAAGCTACCAAGTGAGTAAAAACACCACGCAACAAACGCAGGTTAATCAACTCAACTTCTCCCAACGCATCGCAGGGGTTCTTTCAGGTCCTCTGGGGAATACCCTATTCGATATCCCATTTGTACTGGTTTTTCTAATTGCAATCGGTGCTCTAGGCGGCTGGTTAGTTCTGGTGCCGATAATCTCACTCTGCCTCTACTATCTTGTTGCGAAGCGTTCTATCAAGCACTCTGCGGTTAGAGCTAACCAATCCACTGTTGCCGGGGCTAACCGCCAAACGCTTATCGCCGAGCTATCAGGACAACTCGGCTTCATGCGCAGTAGCCAGATGATCGATGGATGGCTGTCGAAGTTTGATAAAGCAAACCATTTAGCATCCACCAACAGCTTCAAGCAATCCCTCCATCAGGCAAAATATACCTCGATCTACTACGCTATCGGCATTCTATCAACCATCGCCGTGATTGGGCTCGGGATCGAGCTTATCTTTACAAACGTCATGTCAGCAGGTGGGTTGATTGCAACCATGATGCTGATTTCAAGGATCACGGGACCAGCGCAGACGCTTGCAAATAATGCATCCCGTCTGCAACAACTGAAACAAACTGAGGTGCAGATTAATCGCACCTTAAGCATGAACTCAGAGGAAAGTTACCGCTATCATCATCATACTCTCGAGCAGTCGCCACCACGTATCGAGCTCGATCAAGTCACGCTTCGATACGCAAAACAAGCGAAGCCAGCGCTGAGTGGCGTCTCAGCCATTATTGAGCCCGGAGAAATCATTGCGATAACGGGTCCTTCAAATAGCGGGAAAACAAGCTTAATCGACACCATCGCTAGCTTCCAACCCGTGCAAAATGGTGTCGTCAATATTAACGGTATCAACTTAAATCAATATGCACCGCACCTGTATCGTCACTGGCTGTTCTATCAAGCCGCTCACCCACAAGTGTTACTCACCAGCATTAGAGACTGGTTCTCCGACAAGCAAGATATCGACGATCAACACATCACATCCGCCATCGAGAGAGCCGGTGGCAAGGAGTGGCTCGCTTCATTAGATAAAGGGCTTGATAGCAATTTAGCTGACTTATGGCCAAACAGTATGTACGACTTGCTCTCTCGATTTGAGGCGCGGATGCTTATAACCGCGAAGGCACTCGCTACCCACTACCCCTTGTACTTGCTCGATAGCCCGTTGCAAGACTCAGCGCCTAGCTCAGTCGCGCTATTTAGTGAGTTTCTGAATGAGAAGCGCGGTAAGTCTACCGTCATTTTCAGCACACAAGATACCGAGCTGATTAAGCTTGCCGACAAAGTTCTGGTTCTCAATCAAGGCGGAGTGGCCTACTTTGGGGCGTTAGACAGCCAAGACTCGGACAATCAATCACAACCTATGGAGATCGTTGCCAATGAGTAA
- a CDS encoding ABC transporter transmembrane domain-containing protein → METTLSAGLSSIRKVLIPSILINILSLAVPLTVLQIYDRIIPNQSYGTATLLLFGATVAVLLDAFLRFARSWILAAESSNMEKARYASAVRVLASSPTAEIKKLKVGGVQNGLESISKIKDIYSGGLLSGLIDVPFALLFLFLIYYVGGALVLVPLTVWAITFSIVWFSGRRAKRRSEKHAQLDDLRAGFLIGLSRNLLGIKRQATEYRTYSTFKKLNQKYRLITADDERKNAFAQECIYLASLGTSVVLVIAGASHVLSGELTTGGLAACSILAGRAVAPLTALTNLNIRYANMQTSIQSVQELLKLTPHKEGLNRDLTSFNRVAYQNVIFKRYGKNITLNTELSRGEIYLVEHSNGEIAGQTLAVMAGVNTVIDGEVSVDQVVTDPNSMATITSYLGSRGSILQGSILDNLCGFNSELSERALSYSKQLGLYDVLTQLPDGLETKLADMPTIPLSHSSIRLINLCFQLAKPTPLLLIDKPEIDLDIDTWPKLAAVLENESSNGRTLALVTHNTVFKQLASQTINVDETKENQRGASNE, encoded by the coding sequence ATGGAGACGACACTTTCAGCAGGCCTATCAAGTATAAGGAAAGTCCTTATACCCTCGATACTGATCAACATTCTTTCCCTAGCGGTTCCACTAACTGTTTTGCAGATCTATGACCGCATTATTCCAAACCAAAGTTATGGTACCGCGACGCTTTTGCTGTTTGGCGCTACTGTTGCCGTGCTTCTCGACGCATTTTTGCGTTTTGCGCGAAGTTGGATACTGGCGGCAGAATCCTCGAATATGGAAAAGGCTCGCTATGCCTCAGCTGTTCGCGTGCTCGCAAGCTCACCAACCGCAGAGATTAAAAAGCTGAAGGTTGGAGGCGTTCAGAATGGATTGGAGTCAATATCTAAGATCAAGGATATATATTCGGGCGGGTTACTATCGGGCTTGATTGATGTTCCATTCGCACTACTGTTTCTTTTCTTAATCTACTACGTCGGCGGGGCTTTAGTCCTCGTTCCTTTGACTGTCTGGGCGATTACCTTCTCAATCGTTTGGTTTTCGGGAAGAAGAGCCAAGCGTCGAAGTGAGAAACACGCTCAACTCGATGATCTCAGAGCTGGATTTCTCATTGGACTTTCTCGAAATCTACTTGGAATCAAACGTCAGGCAACAGAGTATCGTACCTACTCTACGTTTAAGAAACTAAACCAAAAATATCGACTCATCACCGCTGACGATGAGAGAAAGAACGCGTTTGCTCAAGAGTGTATTTATCTAGCATCTCTAGGGACATCGGTAGTCCTCGTTATCGCAGGTGCTTCACATGTGCTTTCAGGAGAGTTAACCACCGGTGGTTTAGCTGCTTGCTCTATTCTCGCTGGCAGAGCTGTCGCCCCATTAACAGCGCTCACAAATCTCAATATCCGCTACGCCAATATGCAAACCTCGATTCAAAGCGTGCAAGAGTTACTAAAGCTAACGCCACACAAAGAAGGGTTGAATAGAGATTTAACGTCTTTTAATCGAGTAGCTTATCAGAATGTCATATTCAAGCGGTACGGGAAAAATATCACTCTTAACACCGAACTCAGCCGTGGAGAGATATACCTAGTAGAACATTCCAATGGTGAAATTGCCGGACAGACACTCGCAGTGATGGCTGGAGTCAATACGGTCATTGACGGTGAAGTGAGCGTTGACCAAGTGGTTACGGATCCCAACTCGATGGCTACTATCACCTCTTATTTGGGTTCTCGTGGTTCGATCTTACAAGGATCAATCTTGGATAACTTGTGCGGATTTAATTCAGAGCTTTCTGAGCGTGCTTTGTCATACAGTAAACAACTTGGTCTTTATGATGTGTTGACTCAGCTCCCCGATGGCCTTGAGACTAAACTGGCAGACATGCCCACGATACCGCTCAGCCACAGCAGTATTCGTTTAATAAACCTGTGCTTCCAACTTGCTAAACCCACACCACTTCTATTGATAGATAAACCAGAAATTGATCTCGACATAGATACTTGGCCAAAGCTCGCTGCGGTCCTAGAGAACGAGTCTAGTAACGGTAGGACACTCGCTTTGGTCACTCACAATACGGTCTTCAAGCAATTGGCAAGTCAGACTATTAACGTAGATGAAACCAAAGAAAATCAACGAGGTGCATCAAATGAATAG
- a CDS encoding HlyD family type I secretion periplasmic adaptor subunit — MSKDYYAEAIESKQTRRLLSVTTSAIALSVVAFISWSAFTKVDEIAKAQGTVIPEGERQIIQSDIGGKLKTISVSEGDLVEEGQVLVEFDATFQTTALEELKAQQASLNLTIERLNSLIDEREPDFSEYEAQFPELVAQQKAQRSAQVALYYQKRIVLEKEAEQIAEQLRSTDNAIPAYERELQASKQELAILQRGQQSGNISRLRVLEMQQKVASIEQQIEETRGKKALLLKQADSNDEKISQLLAEAKVEVADQRSKAASELSALEARVRSGEAKLSNTVLISPVQGLVQSIPSTKAGAVIQPGGTVVEIVPIGGKADFKAKLSPRDIGFVNEGQPARVKVDAFDYSRFGALRGVVESISPTTTKDEKGNIFYEVTISVDKPYFRDDPERFAILPGMTGEVDITTGEKTVFQYLWKPIYTNVSRAFGER; from the coding sequence ATGAGTAAGGATTATTACGCCGAAGCTATTGAATCCAAACAGACTCGACGACTTCTTTCTGTGACAACGTCAGCGATAGCCTTATCGGTGGTAGCATTTATCTCGTGGTCTGCCTTTACCAAAGTCGATGAAATTGCCAAAGCTCAAGGTACCGTGATCCCAGAAGGAGAAAGGCAGATTATTCAAAGCGATATCGGTGGCAAACTCAAAACGATTTCGGTATCTGAGGGGGACTTAGTTGAAGAAGGACAAGTCCTGGTCGAGTTTGACGCTACCTTTCAAACTACTGCCTTAGAGGAGCTCAAGGCTCAGCAAGCCTCTCTCAACTTAACCATCGAGCGCTTAAACTCACTGATAGACGAGCGAGAACCAGACTTCTCAGAGTATGAAGCGCAATTTCCCGAGTTGGTTGCTCAGCAAAAAGCACAGCGCAGCGCTCAGGTTGCCCTCTACTATCAAAAGCGAATCGTGCTAGAGAAAGAGGCTGAACAGATAGCGGAGCAACTCAGAAGCACCGATAACGCGATCCCAGCCTATGAACGCGAACTACAGGCATCAAAACAAGAGTTGGCTATCCTCCAACGTGGGCAGCAAAGTGGCAACATTTCTCGATTACGCGTACTCGAGATGCAGCAAAAAGTCGCGTCAATTGAACAGCAAATTGAAGAAACTCGTGGCAAGAAAGCACTACTGTTGAAACAAGCCGACTCTAATGATGAGAAGATCTCCCAGCTTTTAGCAGAAGCAAAAGTAGAGGTTGCCGACCAGCGTTCAAAAGCGGCTTCAGAGCTCTCTGCCCTAGAAGCGAGGGTCCGTTCGGGTGAAGCAAAACTTTCTAATACGGTTTTAATATCGCCAGTACAAGGGTTGGTTCAAAGCATTCCAAGTACCAAAGCCGGCGCCGTTATCCAGCCAGGTGGAACCGTGGTGGAGATCGTCCCCATTGGTGGTAAGGCAGACTTTAAAGCTAAGCTGTCCCCTCGCGATATCGGCTTTGTTAATGAGGGGCAACCCGCAAGGGTCAAGGTCGATGCGTTTGACTACAGCCGCTTTGGTGCTCTGCGCGGAGTGGTTGAATCGATATCTCCGACCACCACAAAGGATGAGAAAGGCAACATCTTTTATGAAGTGACCATATCGGTTGATAAGCCGTATTTCAGAGATGACCCAGAGCGTTTCGCGATTTTACCGGGCATGACGGGTGAGGTGGACATCACAACAGGTGAAAAGACCGTTTTTCAATACCTTTGGAAACCAATCTATACCAATGTAAGCCGAGCTTTTGGCGAGCGATAA